The following DNA comes from Castor canadensis chromosome 4, mCasCan1.hap1v2, whole genome shotgun sequence.
agatttcattttctcgagagacagaacctgcctgcgagaaagcaggggcgatcccaagtcctaggcgttgggaggggatcccagaccctcatttggaggaacttgagtgttccatttgggccgctgcggggattcggccaatccccagggagattcattctgggaatctcgcaaggaggaccacagggtcctattgggagaggctttcctctcatttgggctcgagcattttaggaaccctggcgccaggtgaagaactaattgagctagtcgaccgaccacccgtcaagtggacacctttcggcctgatatcccagttggacggtgaggaggttgaatggggtgcgcaccagtgtgagagaaggaccggtccgagcgagtgctggagagtgttgtgtgtgtgtggaattattgttgcctttaccctttttgttctatctctcttggtgtttgagtctccttccacaatgggacagggacaaacaaccccaaagtctctgatcctttctcacttttcagaagttaaagaaagggccttacatgcgggtctggtcatcaagaaaggtaagttcgacaccttttgttctgcagagtggcccacctttggagtcgggtggcccattcaaggttccctctccctagacctgatcactaaggttaaagcagtcatttttcagccagacaatcgaggccatccagaccaagttccttacattttggtgtgggaggatctggtgaggaaccctcccccttggttaacagtttttctgacccacccctccagttcggcccccggggctaaaaccccagtcacgcccgccttggtcataaaggaggaggaaaaacttcctcttcccaccttgaccggtcctcaaattagggcatctccttcaccatctccggtcttaccagagagttcccccctttacccatccctcgcaggggcagaggaagatcggccgcctccatacgtgactccccctggccaagccagtgccccggaggaggaaatttcctcatcctcctcaacaggactggcagcaggaggaggaatgggtcgaagactttgcccccgagggatccgggaaagggagggggaagacgggcccccctcatcaacacagggggaggaaactgtccctacacttccagtccggatggtgggccaagggggaccaggaggagggcaacagtttcagtactggcccttctcctccagtgatctatataactggaggacgcagaacccgcccttttctgaagaccccaagtgtctcatagatctcttggagtccatcatgcatacacaccgtcccacttgggatgactgtcatcagctgctcaatactctttttacgacggaggaacgagagcgcatcctcaacgaagcgaggaagaacgtcttgggggataatgggagacccacaactctccaaccggccatagatgaggcttttcccctacgccgccctgattgggatttcgggaccgcagaaggtagggagcgtcttcggatctaccgccagattcttatggccggtctccgagcggccgccagaaggcccaccaattttgcaaaagtgaaagcagtcgttcaaagggaaaacgaaagcccagccggtttcttagagcgcctctatgaggcataccgtcagtacacccctattgaccctgaggcggacctccaccggtctgctgtggtactctcattcattaatcaggcagctccagacattaggagaaaactcaataaacaggaaaacttaggggagatgactataagggaaatgctgcaggtagcagaaaaggtctttactgctagggaaactccagaagaaagggaggaaagacagagaaaggaagacagggaggcccaggagaaattgagaaaggaggaccgggagttccaggctgaggaaaaccgaaagcaacagagagaaatggctcgtattttcctagcgggtgtccgggaccaacccaggggagggggccacgccaggaccccggataaggaacactgtttttactgtaaggaaacggggcattggaagagagaatgtcctaagttaaagggaagaagagggtttggaaggagaccgggggaaaacagggaaagggaacgagcagtagagcaggccagagtcctcctagccggagaagaggactgaaggagacggggctcagaccccctccccgagtcctgggtaacaatgcatgtggaggggaagccgatggggttcatggtggataccagcGCCCAATATtcagttttaaacaaggcacatggacctttgaacaaggcacgaacaagtgttgttcagggggccaccagtacgcagttatgtacatggactaccaaaagaaaggtgaacttaggaaaacaccaggtcacacactccttggtcgtccctgagagccccgctcccctgctcagacgggacctactcaccaaaataggggcccatatccattttgaaccagatggaataattgtgactgatcgagaagggagcccgattcatgtcttgtccctatcattggctgacgagcatcatctgtttgagagtcaacaggaaccaggaggggacatgactcattgggtaaaaagatttcccacggcctgggcagagactgcgggaaccggcctcgccaaacacctcccgcccgtagttatacaattgaaggcttctgctctccccattcgggtgaaacagtatcctatgcctgaggaggcccgaagaggcatagcccctcatatccacaggctaataaaggaaggagtactgcggccttgtcagtctgcctggaatactcctctgctccccatccgaaagccgggaagcggggactataggcctgtgcaagacctgcgaaaggtaaacgagcggacggaggacattcatcccaccgttccgaatccctataccttgctcagccacctacccccctcgcaagtatggtatacaacccttgatttgaaagatgttttcttcagcattccattgtcagaaattagtcagccgctatttgctttcgaatggcaagaagatgggggccaatccggacagctcacttggaccagactgctgcaaggatttaaaaactctcccaccctgtttaatgaggccctgagccaggacctggaaccttttcatcggagccacccacgagtcactctattacagtatgttgatgacttactgttagcggcagaaacccgagaggagtgcatcaaggctactgaacacctgctaacggaattaggtgagctggggtatcgggcaagtgccaagaaaactcacatctgtaaaaggtcagtgacatatttgggttatcggattgcagatggggcaagatggctgactgatgccatgaaacagactattctggctatcccatccccgacatccactaggggggtgagagaattcctgggctccgcggggttctgtagactctggattccaggatttgcggaaatagccagacccctatatgaggccaccaaagaagctccagattggagttggggagagagagaacaacaggcctttgatcagctaaaagacgctcttttacaggcccctgccttagccttgccagatcctacaagaccattcactctgtttgtagatgagaaaaacggggtagccaaaggagtcttgacccaacagctaggtccctggaagagaccagtggcatacttttccaagaaattagacgcagtagcggcaggatggcccccctgcctccgcatcatagcggccattgccgtgctggtgagagaagccgataaactaacctttggacaggccctctgggtaacggcccctcacccggtggagggaatccttaaacaaccccctgggaaatggatgacgaatgccaggctcacccactaccaggggctcttgttggattcccctcagatcacattcacagatcccgtaatcctgaaccctgccaccttgttgcctaacccggaactgcagacacctgtccataactgcaaagaattcctctccgaagttacacaggtacgggctgacctaaaggatacccccctgtccggctgcaaattaaactggtacacggatggaagcagttttttccaagatggagcccaaagggcaggggcagctgtagtc
Coding sequences within:
- the LOC109699322 gene encoding uncharacterized protein isoform X3; the encoded protein is MGQGQTTPKSLILSHFSEVKERALHAGLVIKKGKFDTFCSAEWPTFGVGWPIQGSLSLDLITKVKAVIFQPDNRGHPDQVPYILVWEDLVRNPPPWLTVFLTHPSSSAPGAKTPVTPALVIKEEEKLPLPTLTGPQIRASPSPSPVLPESSPLYPSLAGAEEDRPPPYVTPPGQASAPEEEISSSSSTGLAAGGGMGRRLCPRGIREREGEDGPPSSTQGEETVPTLPVRMVGQGGPGGGQQFQYWPFSSSDLYNWRTQNPPFSEDPKCLIDLLESIMHTHRPTWDDCHQLLNTLFTTEERERILNEARKNVLGDNGRPTTLQPAIDEAFPLRRPDWDFGTAEGRERLRIYRQILMAGLRAAARRPTNFAKVKAVVQRENESPAGFLERLYEAYRQYTPIDPEADLHRSAVVLSFINQAAPDIRRKLNKQENLGEMTIREMLQVAEKVFTARETPEEREERQRKEDREAQEKLRKEDREFQAEENRKQQREMARIFLAGVRDQPRGGGHARTPDKEHCFYCKETGHWKRECPKLKGRRGFGRRPGENRERERAVEQARVLLAGEED